The following proteins are co-located in the Echinicola sp. 20G genome:
- a CDS encoding DUF3325 family protein → MITLAALLTLAGFFCFYNTSKRQKLSQSLGVEVWLQQNPQKTKWLGGGLLLLALLFCYVEAGFGAGFFYFFILLMAAGSLVVILAPLKFVNYKTLTLAFVISFIFELI, encoded by the coding sequence ATGATAACACTAGCGGCCTTATTGACCTTAGCAGGTTTTTTCTGCTTTTATAATACTTCCAAAAGACAGAAGCTTTCCCAGTCTCTGGGGGTAGAAGTATGGCTACAGCAAAATCCCCAAAAAACAAAATGGTTAGGAGGAGGTTTGCTGTTACTAGCTTTATTGTTTTGTTACGTAGAAGCAGGTTTTGGAGCAGGTTTTTTTTATTTCTTTATCCTTCTGATGGCAGCTGGAAGCCTTGTGGTAATTCTTGCTCCGCTTAAGTTTGTCAATTATAAAACTCTGACTTTGGCATTTGTTATATCCTTTATATTCGAACTGATCTAA
- a CDS encoding RNA methyltransferase, whose protein sequence is MGVERPDKDLLAYLSNYITDHKKAKMEEVLALRSRYFTVVLEDIYKPHNASAVIRTCDCFGIQDIHIIEKATSYHINPYVTRGAAQWVDLHRYEDSAENPAVDACFDGLREKGYKIYATSPHGKSIPISELQPDEKIALVFGNEHAGVSDEVIEKSDGVVHIPMTGFTESFNISVSASICLYDLKQKITKTNPDIYYLSEEEKDILRFEWYKGVVKNADIHIKQFYADRQ, encoded by the coding sequence ATGGGAGTTGAGAGGCCAGATAAAGACCTGTTAGCTTATCTTTCCAACTATATCACGGACCATAAAAAGGCCAAGATGGAAGAAGTCCTGGCCTTAAGGTCCCGCTATTTTACAGTGGTTTTGGAGGACATCTATAAGCCCCATAATGCCAGCGCAGTAATTAGAACCTGTGATTGTTTTGGTATTCAGGATATCCATATTATTGAAAAAGCCACTTCCTACCATATCAATCCCTATGTAACCAGGGGAGCAGCGCAATGGGTAGACCTCCATCGCTATGAGGACAGTGCAGAAAATCCCGCAGTGGATGCCTGTTTTGATGGATTGAGAGAAAAAGGTTATAAAATTTATGCTACTTCTCCTCATGGAAAAAGCATCCCAATCAGTGAATTACAACCCGATGAAAAGATAGCATTGGTTTTTGGAAATGAACATGCGGGGGTCAGTGATGAAGTGATCGAGAAAAGTGATGGGGTGGTGCATATTCCAATGACAGGTTTTACAGAAAGCTTTAATATCTCTGTCAGTGCATCCATTTGTCTTTATGACCTGAAGCAAAAAATCACCAAAACCAATCCTGATATTTATTATCTCTCAGAAGAAGAGAAAGATATACTCCGTTTTGAATGGTACAAAGGTGTTGTAAAAAATGCGGATATCCATATCAAGCAGTTTTATGCTGATAGACAATAA